A genome region from Labilibaculum antarcticum includes the following:
- a CDS encoding glycoside hydrolase family 97 protein: protein MKSKSILYLIAGFAMILTSCANSKPVQNVESPDGKIGVQFSMVEGQATYEVLFNGEKVINPSTLGFDFQNMPSIEKGWKIVDSQLSSSNSTWEMQWGEKRVVRDHYNELSLALEEQKAPNRKMNLVFKVYNDGLGFRYEFPEQEAMKEAIITDENTQFNLTGDHKVWWIPGDWDIYEHLYHTTSLTGIDALALRANDNLAQSYIPENAVNTPVTMKTAEGVYLSFHEANLTDYAGMTLKVNKEKLMLESELVGSDITGYKVKRAVPFNTPWRTIQISENAGGLIESDLIVNLNEPNKIGSVSYFKPMKYVGIWWDMHLGTKTWDYGASQDMNTATGLKPNGRHGATTEYAKELIDFASENNIGGILVEGWNTGWEHWIGFEDREGVFDFVTPYDDYDLKEVVRYGKEKGVELIMHHETSAAPRTYNQQMDTAYQLMNSLGIHSVKTGYVGKIIPKGEYHHGQWMVNNYRRAVETGAKYQVAVNAHEPIKATGLRRTYPNIISREGLRGQEFNAWASDGGNPPEHLSIVAFTRMLAGPIDYTPGIFNIKLTPYKPNNQVNTTLAQQLALYVVINSPIQMVPDLIENYKGNDAFQFIRDVAVTWETSKVLNGEIGDFVTIARKDRNSENWFVGSITDENARDMEFSLDFLTPGKKYKATLYLDGENAHWDKNPTEFKIVEMEVSSTSSLKYHLAEGGGAAISLIEL from the coding sequence ATGAAAAGTAAATCAATTCTTTACCTGATTGCTGGTTTTGCAATGATATTGACATCTTGTGCCAATAGCAAACCAGTCCAGAATGTTGAATCGCCGGATGGAAAAATTGGCGTTCAATTCAGTATGGTGGAAGGACAAGCCACTTACGAGGTTTTATTCAATGGTGAAAAAGTAATTAATCCTTCTACTTTGGGTTTCGATTTTCAGAATATGCCTTCTATCGAAAAAGGATGGAAAATTGTTGACTCCCAACTTTCATCAAGTAATTCAACTTGGGAAATGCAGTGGGGAGAGAAACGAGTTGTGAGAGATCATTACAATGAATTGAGTTTGGCTTTAGAAGAGCAAAAGGCGCCAAACCGAAAAATGAATTTGGTATTTAAGGTCTATAACGATGGGCTAGGATTTCGTTATGAGTTTCCGGAACAAGAAGCCATGAAAGAGGCGATTATTACCGACGAAAACACACAGTTTAATCTTACCGGAGATCATAAGGTATGGTGGATTCCGGGTGACTGGGATATTTACGAACATTTGTATCATACAACTTCACTAACGGGTATTGATGCTCTAGCTTTGCGAGCCAATGATAATTTGGCTCAATCTTATATCCCTGAAAATGCTGTGAACACTCCTGTTACTATGAAAACAGCAGAAGGTGTTTATTTGAGTTTTCATGAAGCAAATCTGACTGATTATGCAGGAATGACCTTGAAGGTAAACAAAGAGAAGTTGATGCTGGAAAGTGAATTGGTAGGTTCGGATATAACGGGCTACAAAGTAAAAAGAGCCGTTCCTTTTAATACACCTTGGAGAACCATTCAAATTTCTGAAAATGCAGGAGGTCTTATTGAATCCGACTTGATCGTTAATTTGAACGAACCCAATAAAATTGGATCGGTGTCTTATTTTAAACCCATGAAATATGTTGGTATCTGGTGGGATATGCATTTGGGAACAAAAACCTGGGATTACGGAGCATCTCAGGATATGAATACCGCAACAGGTTTGAAGCCAAATGGCCGACATGGTGCCACAACCGAGTATGCAAAAGAGTTGATCGATTTTGCTTCGGAAAATAACATTGGTGGTATTTTGGTCGAAGGATGGAACACAGGTTGGGAGCATTGGATCGGTTTTGAGGATCGCGAAGGAGTATTCGATTTTGTAACACCATACGACGACTACGATTTAAAGGAAGTTGTTCGTTACGGAAAAGAAAAAGGTGTTGAGTTGATCATGCATCACGAAACCTCAGCAGCTCCCAGAACTTACAACCAGCAAATGGATACAGCCTATCAATTGATGAATTCATTGGGAATTCACTCGGTAAAAACAGGATATGTTGGTAAGATTATCCCGAAAGGAGAATATCATCACGGACAATGGATGGTGAACAATTACCGAAGAGCTGTTGAAACTGGTGCTAAATACCAGGTTGCGGTTAACGCTCACGAGCCAATTAAAGCAACAGGTTTGCGTCGTACCTATCCAAATATTATTTCTCGTGAAGGATTGCGCGGACAAGAATTTAATGCATGGGCAAGCGATGGAGGAAATCCGCCGGAGCATTTATCAATTGTTGCGTTTACTCGTATGTTGGCAGGTCCTATTGATTATACGCCTGGTATTTTCAATATCAAGTTAACACCATATAAACCAAACAATCAGGTGAACACAACTCTTGCTCAGCAATTGGCTTTGTATGTGGTTATTAACAGTCCGATTCAAATGGTGCCCGATTTAATTGAGAATTACAAAGGAAACGATGCATTTCAATTCATTCGTGATGTAGCTGTTACCTGGGAAACCAGTAAAGTTTTGAACGGTGAAATTGGTGATTTTGTGACCATTGCCCGTAAAGATCGTAATTCTGAAAATTGGTTTGTAGGATCAATAACGGATGAAAATGCACGTGATATGGAGTTCAGTTTAGATTTCCTTACTCCAGGTAAAAAATACAAAGCAACACTCTATTTGGATGGGGAAAATGCTCATTGGGATAAGAATCCTACGGAATTTAAAATTGTTGAAATGGAAGTAAGTAGTACTTCAAGTTTAAAGTATCATTTAGCAGAAGGTGGTGGCGCAGCCATAAGCCTTATTGAATTATAG
- a CDS encoding prolyl oligopeptidase family serine peptidase, with product MKYLIILLLLTVTTTASIAQKYEYPICPKQTVVDTFFNAYTISENYRWLENVRCDSVVEWIKAENKLSDKFTGKASAKYMTKQLIKKYSYMKTIRAQKKGPYYFSYYVRNKFASAGLYMGTKMDDINQLLVDPNFNTKNKKTDIKDFSLSKDSKFLCYLINRDGTDWMEAKVICLPSGIQKKDHLTGIKHSSISWRGHGFFYSKYPYNGEFSMTSSEEVYYHKLGDEQSQDQLIFKRKNPNIQFSFSTTSNEKFFILKEETESCYNYFFIDYSSKSPYLRPLLMKQKSGFSVIDSHNNKIIAKTFKNNNGGSVVEIDPYHPYNWREIAPACFDGVLLNCKIKENGILCMYQSNQHPVLKMFNFEGKALRQLELPDASSITNVNSAIDNDEIFFYNQQYTTPPLQYHLNTTTFKIKPGETTIINYNFKDIEYKPLKYKINDSLSIPITLVYKKGLKLDGNNPTLLKAYGGFGAISSPSFDSGVVYFINQGGVYAFANIRGGGDLGEKWAREGRRLNKQNSIDDFNAAAEFLIHEKYTNPNKLGITGSSHGGLIVAAAAIQRPDLYAAVVPIVAVTDMLRFEHFTVGNFHIDEFGTVKDSLDFINLKSYSPLHNIKEDINYPAMLVMTSENDDRVPPFHSYKFVAELQNRSAQTNPILLRVEKDAGHSGAITNVSFTDSKSDLYGFIMRILMN from the coding sequence ATGAAATACCTAATCATACTTTTGCTTTTAACAGTAACAACTACAGCTAGTATAGCTCAAAAATATGAATACCCAATTTGTCCTAAACAAACTGTTGTGGACACCTTTTTTAATGCATATACCATTTCGGAAAACTATAGATGGCTGGAAAATGTGAGGTGTGATAGCGTGGTAGAATGGATTAAAGCTGAAAATAAACTCTCAGATAAATTTACCGGGAAAGCCTCTGCAAAATACATGACGAAACAGCTTATTAAGAAATATTCTTACATGAAGACAATCAGAGCACAAAAAAAAGGGCCCTACTATTTCTCCTACTATGTTCGTAACAAATTTGCTTCTGCAGGACTCTATATGGGCACTAAAATGGATGATATTAACCAACTCCTAGTGGATCCTAATTTTAATACAAAGAACAAAAAAACTGATATTAAAGATTTTTCTTTATCTAAAGATTCAAAGTTTTTGTGCTACTTAATAAATAGAGACGGAACTGACTGGATGGAAGCTAAGGTAATATGTCTTCCTTCTGGAATCCAAAAAAAAGATCATTTAACCGGTATAAAGCATTCATCTATTTCATGGCGAGGCCATGGTTTCTTCTATTCAAAATATCCATACAACGGAGAATTCTCAATGACCTCTAGTGAAGAAGTTTACTATCACAAACTTGGAGACGAGCAATCTCAGGACCAACTAATTTTTAAAAGAAAAAATCCAAATATTCAATTTTCCTTTTCAACAACATCTAATGAAAAGTTTTTTATCCTGAAAGAAGAAACCGAATCGTGTTACAACTATTTTTTTATCGATTACTCATCCAAAAGCCCATACCTAAGGCCACTTTTAATGAAACAAAAATCCGGTTTTTCGGTTATAGATAGTCATAACAATAAAATAATTGCAAAAACCTTCAAGAATAATAATGGTGGTTCAGTTGTTGAAATTGATCCTTATCATCCATATAATTGGAGAGAAATTGCTCCTGCATGTTTTGATGGAGTTCTCTTAAATTGTAAAATAAAAGAGAATGGAATCCTATGTATGTACCAAAGCAATCAACATCCGGTATTAAAAATGTTCAATTTTGAAGGAAAAGCACTACGTCAATTGGAATTACCTGATGCTAGCTCAATTACGAATGTGAACAGTGCCATTGATAATGATGAAATATTCTTCTACAATCAACAATATACGACTCCACCTCTTCAATACCACCTTAATACTACCACATTCAAAATAAAACCAGGAGAAACCACGATAATAAATTACAATTTTAAAGATATTGAATACAAACCTCTCAAATATAAAATAAATGACAGCCTGAGCATTCCAATTACTTTGGTTTACAAAAAGGGACTAAAACTTGATGGCAATAACCCGACCTTACTAAAGGCTTATGGAGGATTTGGTGCAATATCATCACCCTCTTTTGATTCAGGTGTGGTTTACTTTATAAACCAAGGAGGAGTATATGCTTTTGCCAATATCAGAGGAGGTGGTGACCTTGGTGAAAAATGGGCCAGAGAAGGAAGACGATTAAACAAACAAAATTCAATTGACGATTTTAATGCTGCCGCAGAATTTCTCATTCATGAAAAATACACGAACCCCAATAAATTAGGAATAACCGGTTCTTCACACGGGGGGTTAATAGTTGCAGCAGCAGCCATTCAGAGACCCGATTTATATGCCGCAGTAGTTCCTATTGTTGCAGTAACGGATATGCTTCGTTTCGAGCATTTTACCGTAGGAAATTTCCATATTGATGAATTTGGTACCGTAAAAGATTCTCTTGATTTTATAAACCTAAAGAGCTATTCCCCTTTACACAACATTAAAGAGGATATAAATTATCCTGCCATGCTTGTAATGACATCTGAAAATGACGATCGGGTTCCTCCGTTTCATTCATATAAATTTGTTGCAGAATTGCAAAATAGAAGTGCACAAACCAATCCTATTTTACTGAGAGTTGAAAAAGATGCTGGACACTCAGGAGCCATCACAAACGTCTCTTTTACTGATAGTAAATCTGACCTGTATGGATTTATTATGAGAATATTAATGAATTAA